A stretch of DNA from Bos taurus isolate L1 Dominette 01449 registration number 42190680 breed Hereford chromosome 25, ARS-UCD2.0, whole genome shotgun sequence:
GCACGTAATGTTCACCCACGTAATTGCTAAGCATGTAATCGCTAAGCACAGTAATCGTTAAGCAGCTGGCACTTGGATGGCCTGTCaccatgttttatattttgtactTTAGTTTAAGACGTAGCACGCCAGCAAGGAGGTGATAATGGCATGGTGGCATGGTGGCTGGGATGTTGTTAGGGACATGAATGATAGATGAAGAGAGAGGTCCATAGATACAGATTTGCAATTGATAACTGGAACTTTTTCAGAAAGGGGACTGCTTGGTTCTATGAGGCCTGTGTATGTAATCTGTACCTCCCGCTCCCATGGTATatgggagtgggaggtgggagacctgggaagaggaaagagggaTGTAGAGGCTGGGCTGGAGGTGCCTTGTGAGCTCTGTCCACCCTCACCCTGCACTCTTGGATGACCTTCGGGGAGAGTGGGACCCTACTACCAGAGAGGGCAGATGCTGGCCTAGAGGGAACAAGCACTTACAGACAACGGGGGCCGCTTTGCTGCAGCTGGCACCTGCCGTGGTGACAGTCCATTTCCGACTTCGTCCCTGGGGTGCACTTGGTCACACAGGCCAGCTTACCATCCAGCTCATCCACGTAGTAGAACTGGGCGAATTCCTTCGCAGCTTTCTTAGTGCATTGCtctgggggcaggtggggggccaGCAGGAAGTGTCAGCCAGATGAACCCGTCCCTAGGCCCCCCTATCCTGCAGGTTTACCGTCCACTCTCCATGGAGCTGCTCACCTTGCGGGTCAAAGTCGACCTTCACGGGGTCCACAGAGGTGGCCGTCTCATCGTAGCACAGGAGTGAGAGGCCTGCCCAGAGtggtgagaaagagaaaaacagatgtgCCTCCCCCCGCCCGCTGGAAGCAGTCAGCCTCCCCTTTCCTCCTTGCTGTGACCAAGACTAGTAGATGCAGCTGAGGCTGTGGGCTGGCTCTGAGGGGGTCACTGGGGCTGCTGACCACCTCAGCCCAGGACTGAGAGGGGCTGCTGGGAGCAGCGCAGAATATGGGGAAGGTACCCAGGCTTGACATCTGGATTCCTCGAGGGAGGTCTCTGGAGTTCCAGAAGAGATGAGAGATGCAGGACGTGGGCGTGGGCCTGAGACCTCCCTAAGGGGCCCCACCCATCCTTTCACCACCAACATCAAGGGGTTTTCGGGGGGCTTACTTTTGCAGTCTTTAGAATTCCCGTGTAGCTGTCCGGTCTCATTCATAATCTTGGCCCTTACAATCTTAGTGAGGTTTTCAAACAGCTCCAGGTACCCCGAAGTATAGTTGGCCTCCATGATGACTTCGTGTTCCACCATGATGCTGCCCCGACTGGAACCGAGAGTCATCAGTCAACCCTTGTTGCCCGCCCTCCCAGCAAGTGGGGCCCAAGAAGCAAGAAGGGTGATGAGAAACAAATAGTCATGTGACCCAGGGGTGGGACAGAATATAGACTCTTCCCTCCAGCAGTTAACAACCTAGAGGGAGGCTACAATATAAGCCTGGGATTACAATATATGCCAATGGGTGAAATTCATTTCTGAAAATGGAGGCTGTTGGGCAAAGATGTGGAGGAATGGAACCCTTGTGCATCAGTGGGAAAGCAAACTGGTAtagctactgtggaaaacagtatgatggttcctcaaaaaatgacATATAGAATgatcatgtgatccagcaattccacctctggGTATCCACCTCAAAGAATTGAGAGCAGGGGCAGGAGGaaatatttgtacacccatgtcCATGGCCATCTTATTCATAACTAAACAGTGGAACCAATCAATCTAAgcgcccatcagcagatgactgAATTAACAAAATGCAATGGTATattacatacaatggaatattattcagtctctaaaagaaaggaaattctgagacATGCTGCAACATgcatgaaccttgaggacattatgctaagtgaaataggccAGTCCAAAAAGGATGAATACTGGGTGAGTATTTATGAGTAGTAATATGATATCCCTGAAGTAATCAAATTCAGAATAGAGGCAGAAGGCAGCATGGCGATTGTCAAAGGTGGGATGAGGTGGAATtgggagttactgtttaatggatacagagtttcagtttgggaagatgaaaaagttctggaggacttccctggtggtccaatggttaagagtccacctgcctgtgccagggacacaggttcaatccctggcctgggaagattccacatgctgtggggcaattaAGCCTGAGACTACTTAAGTTCGCTTGTGCTAGAGTTCATGCTCAGCAACAGGAGAAGTCATGTGATGAGAAGCACATGTGTCACGATGAGACAGCAGACCctgcttgcctcaactagagagagtcccccacagcaatgaagacccagtgcagccaaaaaaaaaattaaaaagttctagagatggaCAGTGgtggttgtacaacaatgtgaatttaCTTAATGCTGCTAAACCATATACTTAACATGGTGAATTCAGTGGCTAATGACAGATTTTATGTTATGGGTATTTCACCAcaatgaacatattttaaatgtaaacatttaagaCAGAAGCTAATGGATTGCATTTTGAAAACCAAATAAGTAAACTTTTAGATATGAAGAAACATGAGGGCACTTTAGAAATGTTGGATTCCAACCCAGAAGCTTCTTGTTAGATGGTCGGCAATGCTCTGAGCAGAGAGCTCCCGAGACAAGGTCCATCACTGCCCACAGTCCTTGTGGCAAAGAAGTCGGAAGCAGGACCCAGGAGGACCTAACCCAATAAAATCCTGGGTCAGAATGGAGACAGAGACCATGGCTCTGAGGCTGGGTGTGGGTGGAGAATGCTGGGTTATGGAACACCACGGGTTCTTGATATGTTGGTAACTGACATGCCCCAGGCTCCCTCCTCACCCTTCTGTCTGCTTCTTCCCATCCTCCTCTAGGAGCTCTGCTTCTCCTGCCCATCCGTTAAATATGGATGCTTCCCATGCTTCTGTCCAAGGACAGCTTCACTTCCATGCTGTGACAATTGCCCCAGCCATCTGGTCTACTCCCCGAGCTTCCAGTGATGCCTGTCTGGGGACATCAATGCTGATGTCTCTGCTATAGACCCTTACTATCATACATTTGACCACCAGCTGCTCCATCACTTGACATGGCTGGGCCCCAGACACTTGAGGCTTAACAAGGCCCACGTCAAACTCATCATCTTCTTCTATTGTCCTGCTCCTTCTTATGCTCCTCATCTCAGCCAAGGGCAACCCACACTCCCAGAAGCCCAGAAATCTGGTGTCATTCCTCCTTTTCTTCAAACACCCATCAAAATCCAGTGATCTGCTGGTCCTGCCTCTTAAAGACCTTTAACACTGGACTACTTTCCTTCTTCATTAACACCTCTCAGGCCTAGGCTACTATTGTctccctcctctgtccatccatTCTCAACCCTGCAAACAGATCTCATGGTCTGCAGTGCAAAGCATTTACTCTGCCACATGGGCAGATGATGCTTCACATGTAAATGAGCATGTGTCACTTTTCCAACCTCCTCTCCCACCACAGCCCCTTTGTCTTTAAGAAGCCAAATGTGCTTTGTGTTCTTAGAATCTGAGCTCCTTTCTCTTACCTGTAGGCACATCATGGATTTCCTCTTGTAACACTCTCCCACTCCCTTGCCTCTAGTCGGCCCATTCCTCATCCTTCAAGCCTCAGCTTAGCTGTATCTTCCTCCAGGAAGATTTCCCTCAGTCTCACTGACCCTGCATTCAAGACCTCTCCCTCTGTACCTCGTGTGTCTCTTGTAAGTCTAACCTCAGTAACTGAGTTATCATAACTACCACAACTCTAGCTACCATAACTCTAGCTAGCTACCTGTGCTCTGCCCTTCTAAGCACCATGAAGAGCAGAACCCAATGTtcccagcacctagcacaggGTAGACTTCCAATATTAACTTGATAAATGGATgaatgctgaatgaatgaatgcatggtcTCAGAGCCCTCAGGTGTTGCTTTTTTTGACCCAGCCAGGTACTGATACTCTAACCATTTATGataggaggaggcaggagagcagaCAAGAGAGAAGAGCTTCCCACAGTCTATAAACCTTCCCACCCCCATACTCACAGCAGTCTTTTGACATTCACGCCTCTGTATTGGGGAAAGTTGTTGCCCCTGTAAACTTCATCCATCTGAAAGAAACAAGACAGCTGAGTTCTTAGAAGCCTGAAATGTGCAGCAGTCCCTGTTCTCTGTGCTGGGGGAAGTCCCTCAGAACCTCCTTTCCCCAAGGAGTccctgtattcagttcagtcaactcagtcgcgtccgactttttgcgaccccatgaactgcagcacaccaggcctccctgtccatcaccaactcctagagtccacccaaacccatgtccattgagtcggtgatgccatctgcccataggaaagaaggaagggggtGCATAGGGATGTCCCCTCTTCCAGGATTCACATCAGGGAATCTAGGCTTCCTCTCCTCTTACCCGACTCTTGAATACTTGAACGAAGTTCTTGTATGCAGCAGAGGAGTTGTCCTTTAGGTCATCTGTGAAATTCCTGttagtcactttcactttcaggtctaCAGTGGCGTTGATTTTCTGGGGAGTCTCTATGGAAACAGGGCATATTATGCATGAGACAGCAACCTCACAGTAATGCCTTCCAGGAATAGCTAATTCTTCATTTGTTGGCTTTATGGGAGAGGAGAAAGTGTGTAGGGAGGCagacagaaactcaaaaggcAGGTAGGAGTAGCTGAAACATTTGCCCCTTATCTCTGAATACCAGGAGGAGCTACTAGTCAGAATCTTGATTCAGTGAGACCTGACTGGAGGGCACCAGATGATCATTCAGATGAGAGAGGCAAGTTAACTAGTGAAAAGGGCTCAGAAGTGGGATGCAGGAAATCCATGCTCTACCTGCATTTTGGCCTGGGTGAAAGTCACATTTTCTTCTCTACCTGCACAATTAGGCAATGGTAGCAAATGAATCTTCCAGTGTTGCCCTCCTATTTTGAATGGTTAAGGGATGTGGAAATGATCTACAAGTCTCAAAAAAGGTCTTTACCTATGGAGAAGTATTCCTTGAGGGATTTACACTGGTAACCAAGGTAGCCTTGGGCACAGATACATTCTTTTCCGTTCCAAATGCCCCCATTGTAGCACTGCCCTGCAAAGAGGTAGAACATTCCAGAGGttaccatggaagcccaagacaCAAAACATCAACTCTCGTTCCAAGTCCCATCATTCAGACATTGCACTGAAAGATGGAAATGGGACTAGATAATCATGCTGTAACTGAGAGCCCTCTGCCACCATTTCAATCCCCAGGAGATagtggggaaaggagaaggaACAACAGAATGGAAGGAAGCAAGAGATGAAAGAGGACACTCAAAGAAATCAAGAGTCCTACAACTCAAAAGACAGGCACACCATCCACTTGGATGATGTATACTGGCAACAAGATGGTACTGGAAGTGTGGAACAAGATCACAAGGAGGACAAAACTGATTAGCTGATAAGGGCGATGAGCAGGAAGAGCCCTTAGAGTGACATACAAGTAGACTTACATGGTGTCATAGTTGAAGAGTGGGTTGTCCTCACAGTTGTCTGTGTCCTAGTGAATGGGGGATGCAGGGTTGAAGTGGTACTGAATCCAGGGACTGGAGTACCAGTGGAGCCAGGTGAAGTGGAGGACACAGGAGAAGAAAAGCCAGAAGTCGACTCTTTGGCAGTTGTGGTGGTATGTTGTGAGACCACATTGTGGGTGGAGATCTCACTGGGGCTTGACGGGGAAGGACTTGCACTGTTTGTACTGTGCAAAGAATGGGTAGAGAATGATGGCATGGACCCGTCTGAGGAGCTGGTGTAGAGAGTGGATCCCAGAGAAGATGTGGTcatgtgtccatcaccaacggaAGTGGttaaggattctccaggccttgATGTCGAAGCAGAAATTTCATTCCCTACGGTAACAGTGCTGTTCAAGGTGCCTGTAGGTTTTGATGAATCAGGGGTGGAAGTAGCAAGAGTGAGTTCCTCTGTGAGGCCTGTGATTGTCTGTGTGGAGACAGAGGGGGTGGTAGACAGCAGGGTGGGAATAGAAGAGGAAGCTAGGCTACTACTGTGGCTGGGATAGGAAGTTGACATAGAAGATTTGGAAATGGTTGAAAGGACAGAGGacatttcagtaattgttgttgtACTGAGTCCAGTCCTGGAGGTAGTGGTAGAAAGTCCCTCAGAGTTTGAAGGTATATAAAATGTTGAGGTGTAAGAGGAGACTGTATCTGTTGATGGTGCTGAGACTATTGTGGACACAGTGGCTTCAGGAGTAGGATACGTGGTCCTTTCTTCATCACCAGTGGAGGAGGTAATGGATTCAGCTGGACTTGAAGTGGACACAGGACTTCCATCCTCTTGAGAAATTGTCGATGTAGGTAAGTCCGTGACTTGAGAAAAATCAGATATGGTGTTGTGATCTGTGGATTTCTGAGTGACAAAAGTGGTAGACTGTACTGAACCAGACGAGCTGGAAAATGTCTCTCCAGTGCTAGATGGGGCTGTAGAGCTCTCAGCAACTCCTGTGTGGGAACTCTCAGAAGAAACACTAGATGCAGACCACCCAGAAGTAGTGGCAAAACTCCCAGGACGTGTGGTGAGGGAACCCTCAGAAGACATGGTGAATTCAGACAGACCAGAAGTGGTTGGGGAGGATAAGGGAATTGTGGTATGGGAACCATCAGAAGACACTGTGGATTCAGACAGACCAGTAGTGGGAGAGCTCCCAGGTACTGTGGTGTGGGAACCTGCAGAAGACACTGAGGATTCAGACTGACCAGATGTGGTGTAGGAACCCTCAGAAGACATTGTGGATTCTGACAGACCTGATGTGGTGGTGGAGCTTCCAGGGACTGTGGTGGGAGAAGTCTCAGAAGAGACTGTGGATCCAGACTGACCAGATATGGTGTGGGAACTATCAGAAAAGATGGTGGATGCTGACAGAATTGATGTGGTACTGGAGCTACCAAGAGTTGTGGTGGGGGAACTCTCAGAAGAAACCATGGATTCAGACAGACCAGATGTGGTGATAAAGCTCCCAGCGACTGTGGTGGTTGATCCCTTAGAAGAGACTGTGGATTCAGACTGACCAGATGTGGTGTGGGAGCTCTCAGAAGAGAATGTGGGTTCAGACTGATCAAATGTGGTGGTGGAGCTGAGTAGGACTGTGGTTTGGGAAGCCTCAGAAGACACTGTGGATTCCGAGAGACCTGATGTGGTGATGGAGCTTCCAGGGACTGTGGTGGGAGAAGTCTCAGAAGAGACTGTGGGTTGAGACTGACCAGATGTGGTGTGGAAACTCTCAGAAGACACTGTGGATTCTGACAGGACTGATGTGGTGGTGGAGCTCCCAGGGATTGTGGTGGTAGAACTCTCAGAAGAAACTGTGGAATCAGACTGACCAGATGTGGTGTAGGAACTCTCGGAAGAGTCTGTGGATACAGACTGATCAAGTGTGGTTGTGGAGCTGAGGACTGTGGTTTGGGAAGCCTCAGAAGACACTGTGGATTCTGAGAGACCTGATGTGGTGATGGAACTTACAGGAACTGAGGTGGGAGAAGTCTCAGAAGAGACTGTGGATTCAGACTGACCAGATGTGGTGTAGGAACTCTCGGAAGAGTCTGTGGATACAGACTGATCAAGTGTGGTTGTGGAGCTGAGGACTGTGGTTTGGGAAGCCTCAGAAGACACTGTGGATTCTGAGAGACCTGATGTGGTGATGGAACTTACAGGAACCGAGGTGGGAGAAGTCTCAGAAGAGACTGTGGATTCAGACTGACCAGATGTGGTTTGGGAACTCTCAGAAGACACTGTGGATTCTGAAAGGACTGATGTAGTGGTGAAGCTCCCAGGGATTGTGGTGGTAGAACTATCAGAAGAAACTGTGGATTCAGATTGATCAGATGTGGTGATAAAGCTCCCAATGACTGTGGTGGGAGATCCCTCAGAAGAGACTGTGGAATCAGACTGACCAGATGTGGTGTAGGAACTCTCAGAAGAGACTGTGGATTCAGACTGATAAAATGTGGTTGTGGAGCTGAGTAGGACTGTGGTTTGGGAACCCTCAGAAGACACTGTGGATGCCGAGAGACCTGATGTGGTGATGAAGTTTCCAGGGACTGTGGTGGGAGAAGTCTCAGAAGAGACTGTGGGTTCAGATTGACCAGATGTGGTGATAAAACTCCCAGGGACTGTGGTGGGAGAAACCTCAGAAGAGGCTGTGGATTCAGACTGACCAGATGTGGTGTGGAAACTCTCAGAAGACACTGTGGATTCTGACAGGACTAATGTGGTGGTGGAGCTCCCAGGGATTGTGGTGGTAGAACTCTCAGAAGAAACTGTGGAATCAGACTGACCAGA
This window harbors:
- the LOC101902689 gene encoding mucin-12, yielding MVTSGMFYLFAGQCYNGGIWNGKECICAQGYLGYQCKSLKEYFSIETPQKINATVDLKVKVTNRNFTDDLKDNSSAAYKNFVQVFKSRMDEVYRGNNFPQYRGVNVKRLLRGSIMVEHEVIMEANYTSGYLELFENLTKIVRAKIMNETGQLHGNSKDCKSLSLLCYDETATSVDPVKVDFDPQEQCTKKAAKEFAQFYYVDELDGKLACVTKCTPGTKSEMDCHHGRCQLQQSGPRCLCLNSDTHWYSGETCESSTSKSMVYGIVGAVVALLVVLVVVLIVLLSRSQRKWHRRQEYDVSQEWQDAGYPGSFENTSIWEGQDLKGDTFGLENIYRNFQPSLRSVDPTTELHIQRPTVVTTAQ